A stretch of Desulfobacter hydrogenophilus DNA encodes these proteins:
- a CDS encoding cytochrome c3 family protein, producing the protein MTSQRDLKIAVWIMIVLLVTGIVCYASFSSPVPDNPVRLMFQNKAGKVLFTHLMHTDDYSLDCLDCHHNLEDGEIYNCSECHEQEGDEDMPSRADAFHAQCKGCHEDYGAGPVECNACHAQ; encoded by the coding sequence ATGACATCACAACGCGACCTGAAAATAGCTGTATGGATCATGATCGTTCTTTTAGTCACAGGGATTGTATGTTACGCGTCCTTTTCCTCACCTGTTCCGGATAATCCAGTCAGACTGATGTTTCAGAACAAAGCAGGCAAAGTTTTATTCACTCATCTCATGCACACAGACGATTATTCTTTAGATTGTCTGGACTGCCATCACAACCTCGAAGATGGCGAAATCTACAACTGCAGCGAGTGCCATGAGCAAGAAGGTGATGAAGACATGCCGTCAAGGGCTGACGCATTCCACGCCCAGTGCAAGGGATGCCATGAAGATTATGGTGCGGGTCCGGTAGAATGTAATGCATGTCACGCACAATAA
- a CDS encoding 4Fe-4S dicluster domain-containing protein encodes MIKRSLFALSKPRLTYDLLDTSVQSADEIAVPGSLTLLLPEKIDSAKKALIGPGDAVKKGQKLKLYDDSIPYVLSPVAGTIKGFDSYSDDFGNAATYILVKPDPSAKGDDQWAQTDLVQTLEFAADYLGQIPGALPVSTLTNPNYNIRTIVVTGADTDILCDTCQFVCTAYAGLMVAGAKILKAITRADRICITVPENLSAQVDLDGFNVLRTSDTYPSNLPAMVMKDHLGKELSPGATPEDEGVCFIRPEALVSLARTYETGQPVFDKIITLIDKGGKRCRVKATIGTPISKIFSCFNVQINERDRIIIGGPMRGYATYTVHHPVVPDMDTIIVQDRDVVPELSDNACVNCGECIRVCPANIPVNLLVRYLEANLYEEAADRFDLESCIECGLCGYVCRARIPLYQYIRLGKHELLTLRENA; translated from the coding sequence ATGATTAAACGATCTCTTTTCGCTCTATCCAAACCCAGGCTGACGTATGATTTGCTTGATACGTCTGTGCAATCCGCAGATGAGATTGCAGTACCTGGCAGTCTTACCCTTCTTTTGCCTGAAAAAATTGACAGCGCAAAAAAGGCTCTGATCGGCCCGGGAGATGCTGTCAAAAAAGGGCAGAAATTAAAACTCTACGATGACAGCATACCTTATGTTTTATCTCCTGTTGCAGGTACGATTAAGGGATTTGATTCCTATTCCGATGACTTCGGCAACGCAGCGACCTATATATTGGTCAAGCCTGACCCATCGGCCAAAGGCGATGATCAATGGGCCCAGACAGATCTGGTACAAACGCTTGAGTTTGCAGCCGATTATCTTGGACAAATCCCCGGGGCATTGCCCGTTTCAACCCTGACAAACCCAAACTATAATATCAGGACCATTGTCGTGACAGGTGCAGACACAGATATTTTGTGTGATACCTGTCAATTTGTCTGCACCGCATATGCAGGCCTGATGGTCGCCGGGGCCAAAATTCTTAAGGCGATAACCCGGGCCGACCGAATCTGCATTACCGTGCCTGAAAATCTTTCAGCCCAGGTAGATCTTGATGGCTTTAATGTACTCAGAACGTCTGATACATACCCATCTAATTTGCCCGCCATGGTAATGAAAGATCACTTGGGTAAGGAACTTTCACCCGGTGCGACCCCTGAAGATGAGGGTGTCTGTTTTATTCGCCCCGAGGCATTGGTTTCCCTTGCCCGGACTTACGAAACCGGACAACCGGTGTTCGATAAGATCATTACCCTGATTGACAAAGGCGGAAAAAGATGTCGGGTCAAGGCCACCATCGGTACACCGATCAGTAAAATATTTTCCTGTTTTAATGTTCAGATCAATGAACGGGACCGGATCATCATCGGCGGCCCCATGCGCGGCTATGCCACCTATACGGTTCATCACCCCGTGGTTCCGGATATGGATACAATTATTGTTCAAGACAGGGATGTTGTTCCGGAACTTTCGGACAATGCCTGTGTTAATTGCGGTGAGTGCATCCGCGTCTGTCCGGCCAATATACCCGTGAACCTGCTGGTTCGGTATCTTGAAGCAAACCTTTATGAAGAAGCAGCAGACAGGTTCGATCTGGAGTCCTGTATCGAGTGTGGACTTTGCGGCTATGTATGCAGGGCCAGGATTCCTTTATATCAGTATATCCGCTTGGGTAAACATGAACTGTTGACCCTTCGTGAAAATGCTTGA
- a CDS encoding RnfABCDGE type electron transport complex subunit D yields MTNTKLIVSHAPFWHNGDTLFQQNLNFIIALIPAALFGILHFGAPAIGVLTLATSSAMLWEVIMSVLSKKKMAIGNMESAVIGLLFGMMVPATMPWWVVITGTFIAVILGKFVFGGTGGNPFHPTLVGIAILTMSWPAFLDFDTAYVSYQFDFTALAPLVALKSQGTSALASFSNYDLLMGNEVGGIGSTFGLGIIIGGIYLMLTGYSRWEIVVAFIAGVLITATIFFALHPDAYAPPLFHLFAGYTLLGAFFLAVENSSSPVNRIPMLIYGFLGGFMVILVRNIGIYPDGTVLAILLINLINPLIDIIRPKALGKGVSNA; encoded by the coding sequence ATGACAAACACTAAACTGATCGTTTCCCATGCCCCTTTCTGGCATAACGGAGACACCCTGTTTCAACAGAATCTGAATTTCATTATCGCCCTTATACCGGCCGCACTTTTCGGTATTTTACATTTTGGTGCGCCTGCTATAGGGGTGTTGACCCTTGCGACGTCATCAGCCATGCTCTGGGAAGTAATCATGTCGGTCCTCTCCAAGAAAAAAATGGCCATAGGCAATATGGAATCCGCAGTCATCGGCCTGCTGTTCGGTATGATGGTTCCGGCCACAATGCCTTGGTGGGTTGTAATCACCGGCACATTTATAGCAGTAATCCTGGGAAAATTTGTATTTGGTGGTACCGGCGGTAATCCTTTCCACCCAACGCTGGTCGGTATTGCCATTCTCACGATGTCCTGGCCCGCTTTCTTAGACTTTGATACGGCTTATGTATCGTACCAGTTTGATTTTACTGCCCTTGCACCCTTGGTCGCGCTGAAATCCCAGGGCACATCCGCTCTGGCCTCATTTTCCAATTATGATCTACTCATGGGCAATGAAGTAGGCGGTATTGGTTCCACCTTCGGGCTTGGCATCATCATAGGCGGAATTTATTTGATGCTAACGGGCTATTCCCGCTGGGAAATTGTAGTGGCGTTCATTGCTGGGGTATTAATTACCGCAACAATTTTCTTTGCGCTCCATCCCGACGCATATGCCCCCCCCCTGTTTCACCTGTTTGCAGGGTATACCCTTTTAGGTGCCTTCTTCCTGGCTGTGGAAAATTCATCTTCACCAGTTAATCGCATTCCTATGCTGATTTACGGATTTTTAGGTGGATTTATGGTTATCCTGGTCCGCAATATCGGTATTTATCCGGACGGAACGGTCCTGGCCATCTTGTTGATCAACCTTATCAATCCGCTGATTGATATAATAAGACCCAAAGCACTTGGAAAGGGGGTATCCAATGCGTGA
- the rnfG gene encoding RnfABCDGE type electron transport complex subunit G has product MREMLSMIVVLTVLTAVSGGLLAAVKVKTEPQIEEQVLKFQKAPAIEAIFADATNDPIQERFNVKAEGIELQVFPTTLTDGVKAVAFEAKGTGFGGPIGLMMGVNLDTDEIIAVRVTTHSETPGIGSRAKEDLSFVTQFAGMTMASNFGIKNQGGDIDAMSGATVTSVGVSQAAVAAQDLYKKLKPEIVKHMN; this is encoded by the coding sequence ATGCGTGAGATGTTAAGTATGATAGTGGTGCTAACCGTTCTTACGGCAGTATCCGGCGGCCTCCTGGCAGCTGTTAAGGTGAAAACTGAGCCTCAAATTGAAGAACAGGTACTTAAATTTCAAAAAGCGCCTGCCATCGAAGCAATTTTTGCGGATGCCACCAATGACCCTATCCAAGAACGATTTAACGTCAAGGCTGAAGGCATTGAACTACAGGTTTTTCCAACCACTTTGACAGATGGGGTAAAAGCTGTTGCATTTGAAGCAAAAGGAACCGGATTCGGCGGTCCCATCGGGTTGATGATGGGTGTAAACCTTGACACCGATGAAATCATTGCCGTTCGGGTGACCACCCACTCTGAAACACCGGGTATCGGTTCCAGAGCCAAAGAGGACCTCTCTTTTGTCACCCAGTTTGCCGGCATGACCATGGCATCAAATTTTGGTATAAAAAACCAGGGCGGCGACATTGATGCCATGTCCGGGGCTACGGTGACATCCGTTGGTGTCAGCCAGGCCGCAGTGGCAGCCCAGGATTTATATAAGAAACTGAAACCTGAAATTGTTAAACATATGAATTAA
- the rsxE gene encoding electron transport complex subunit RsxE, whose product MAQSLVKEFTKGLWVEIPLFRLVLGLCPALAVTKTCENGIGMGVATTFVLLFSNILVSMLRNIIPTKVRIACYIVIIATFVTIVEFMMQAYMYELFLKLGIFIPLIVVNCIVLGRAEAFAGKNTVLPSAADGLGMGIGFTLALSSLGAVRELIGAGTLTVWGGTPLFTIGHGYIPFQFMVEAPGAFIGLGLMLCLMNLIGQK is encoded by the coding sequence ATGGCACAATCCCTGGTAAAAGAATTCACAAAAGGACTTTGGGTTGAGATACCTCTATTCCGCCTTGTCCTTGGGCTATGCCCCGCCCTTGCCGTGACCAAAACGTGTGAGAACGGCATCGGTATGGGAGTGGCGACTACCTTTGTCCTTTTGTTCTCAAACATTTTAGTCTCCATGCTTAGAAATATAATCCCCACCAAGGTCAGAATTGCCTGCTACATCGTTATTATTGCCACCTTTGTAACCATCGTGGAATTCATGATGCAGGCATATATGTATGAACTGTTCCTGAAACTGGGTATTTTCATTCCTCTAATCGTTGTAAACTGTATCGTACTTGGCCGGGCCGAGGCATTTGCCGGAAAAAATACCGTGCTGCCGTCTGCTGCCGACGGTCTTGGCATGGGTATTGGGTTTACCTTAGCACTGTCCTCCCTTGGGGCGGTACGCGAGCTTATCGGTGCAGGCACCCTGACCGTGTGGGGCGGTACCCCGCTGTTTACAATCGGGCATGGCTATATTCCCTTTCAATTCATGGTTGAAGCTCCGGGCGCATTTATCGGCCTGGGCCTGATGCTCTGCCTGATGAACCTCATCGGACAAAAATAA
- a CDS encoding electron transport complex protein RnfA has translation MGDLFVLAISCIFINNILLAQFLGNCPFLGTSKKMETAVGMGMAVVFVLVMAGMITWIVDTYLLKALDVEFLRTVSFILVIASLVQFVEMFLKKSIPGLYAGLGIFLPLITTNCAVMGVCLINIKDEYSFIEALVSSFSYAVGFGLALVLFAGVRERVILARVPKPLQDTSIGLMTAGMIALIFTVFRGMV, from the coding sequence ATGGGTGATTTATTTGTTCTGGCAATTAGCTGCATTTTCATCAACAATATTCTCCTTGCTCAATTCTTAGGCAACTGTCCCTTTTTGGGTACCTCCAAAAAGATGGAAACTGCTGTGGGCATGGGCATGGCGGTTGTATTTGTTCTGGTCATGGCAGGCATGATAACCTGGATCGTAGACACGTATCTACTTAAAGCGCTGGATGTTGAATTTCTACGGACTGTGTCCTTTATTTTGGTTATAGCCTCTCTGGTTCAATTCGTGGAAATGTTTTTAAAAAAGAGTATCCCGGGGCTGTATGCAGGCTTGGGCATATTTCTTCCACTGATTACAACTAACTGCGCGGTGATGGGCGTGTGTCTGATCAACATCAAGGACGAATACAGCTTTATTGAAGCCTTGGTGTCCTCGTTTTCCTATGCCGTGGGTTTTGGTCTTGCCCTGGTTCTGTTTGCAGGCGTCAGGGAACGGGTCATCCTCGCCAGGGTGCCCAAACCTTTACAGGATACCTCCATTGGTCTTATGACCGCCGGCATGATCGCATTGATCTTTACCGTCTTCAGGGGCATGGTTTAG
- a CDS encoding FAD-dependent oxidoreductase — MIPAILLMLGIGATCGIVLSLSSKIFYVYEDPRIAQVENNLAGANCGGCGYAGCSAAAEAVVLGKEPPTVCVINSKEGVEAVSRIMGVDAGAAEAPLSYNMCEGGNRAANKYHYMGVSSCKAMAAVFGGHRVCTVGCIGLGDCIKACQFSALHMGPNGYPVVDDNKCVGCGACQKACPKDIIQVKTLSEKLMEFNQEQGALAPCSQTCPAEINIPKYISEIKAGKYDEAVQTIRMRNPLLLSCGRVCPHPCEDMCRRGIEDEPVSINQLKRFVADYEMNSGSRIPITCAPDTGKKVAVIGGGPAGLSCAYFLRRIGHQVDIFDAMPKLGGIIRYGIPEYRLPKKVLDWEIQGILDLGINAFTQVKFGSDFGLSSLVATGYHAVFMGIGAWKDYALGIEGEDLNGCYKGIDWLSKFASGQEMKLGKSAAIVGGGNSAIDCVRTLMRLGLEKVYIVYRRTRNEMPANAVEIVAAEEEGIDFVFLAAPTRVIGDDEGKVKGLEYLQMELGEPDASGRRRPIPIEGSETVLDVDMVISAISQAPDPSFKDNDSTPRMKDLEMTRWNTIDNNPETLQSSIPYIFTGGDSATGPSLVVTAIGGGRRAARSIDLFLKGKPVEPVENSLQGKRIPESIFKKVDGITPSKRAKMPEIPVSQRLDSMIEVDLVLPEDQALAEADRCLNCCRICYNPDTEFPIAK; from the coding sequence ATGATTCCAGCTATACTGCTAATGCTGGGCATTGGCGCAACATGCGGCATCGTGCTCAGTCTTTCCTCCAAAATCTTTTATGTGTATGAAGACCCCAGAATTGCACAGGTAGAAAACAATCTTGCAGGCGCCAACTGCGGTGGCTGTGGATATGCGGGTTGTTCTGCAGCCGCAGAAGCCGTTGTGTTAGGCAAGGAACCCCCAACCGTTTGCGTTATCAATTCCAAAGAAGGGGTTGAAGCTGTTTCTCGTATCATGGGTGTGGATGCGGGTGCTGCTGAAGCTCCGTTATCCTACAACATGTGCGAGGGCGGCAACCGGGCTGCTAACAAGTACCATTATATGGGTGTGTCATCATGCAAAGCCATGGCCGCTGTCTTTGGCGGACACAGGGTTTGTACAGTTGGTTGCATTGGTCTTGGGGACTGTATCAAGGCATGCCAGTTCAGTGCGCTTCATATGGGACCGAATGGTTATCCCGTGGTTGATGACAATAAATGCGTTGGCTGTGGCGCCTGCCAGAAAGCCTGCCCCAAAGATATTATTCAAGTCAAGACCCTGAGCGAAAAACTAATGGAATTCAACCAGGAGCAAGGTGCTTTGGCACCGTGTTCCCAGACTTGTCCTGCTGAAATCAATATTCCAAAATATATCAGTGAAATAAAAGCCGGTAAATATGACGAAGCGGTTCAGACCATACGCATGAGAAACCCCCTTCTCCTTTCCTGCGGAAGGGTATGTCCTCATCCTTGTGAAGATATGTGCAGAAGAGGTATTGAGGATGAACCGGTTTCCATTAACCAGCTCAAACGCTTTGTTGCTGACTATGAAATGAATTCTGGTTCCCGGATCCCGATTACCTGTGCCCCTGATACCGGTAAAAAAGTGGCTGTAATTGGCGGCGGACCTGCCGGACTTTCCTGTGCATATTTCTTAAGACGGATCGGTCATCAAGTCGATATTTTTGACGCTATGCCAAAACTTGGCGGTATTATTAGATACGGCATCCCAGAGTACAGACTTCCTAAAAAGGTTCTGGATTGGGAAATCCAGGGAATTCTCGATTTAGGAATAAATGCCTTTACCCAAGTTAAATTCGGATCAGACTTTGGACTAAGCTCTTTGGTAGCCACGGGATACCACGCCGTTTTCATGGGAATTGGTGCCTGGAAAGATTATGCCCTTGGCATTGAAGGGGAAGACCTTAACGGATGCTATAAGGGAATTGACTGGCTTTCGAAATTTGCTAGTGGTCAGGAAATGAAATTAGGGAAAAGCGCTGCTATCGTCGGTGGTGGAAACAGTGCCATTGACTGCGTCAGGACACTGATGCGGCTGGGTCTTGAAAAAGTGTACATTGTTTACAGAAGAACCCGGAATGAAATGCCTGCCAATGCAGTGGAAATTGTTGCAGCAGAAGAGGAAGGCATTGATTTTGTATTCCTTGCAGCCCCCACACGGGTCATTGGAGATGATGAGGGCAAAGTTAAAGGCCTTGAATACCTGCAGATGGAACTAGGTGAACCGGATGCATCCGGTAGAAGGCGGCCTATACCGATTGAAGGGTCTGAAACGGTACTGGATGTTGATATGGTCATCTCTGCCATTAGTCAGGCACCGGACCCCTCTTTTAAGGACAATGATTCAACTCCGAGAATGAAAGATCTGGAGATGACCCGTTGGAATACCATTGACAACAATCCTGAAACCCTGCAATCTTCAATCCCATATATTTTCACTGGGGGGGATTCTGCAACCGGGCCTTCCCTTGTTGTTACTGCCATTGGCGGCGGAAGGCGTGCAGCCCGCTCCATTGACCTGTTCCTGAAAGGAAAACCGGTTGAACCGGTCGAAAATTCCTTACAAGGAAAAAGAATCCCTGAATCTATTTTCAAAAAAGTTGACGGCATAACGCCCAGCAAACGGGCTAAAATGCCGGAAATACCGGTTAGCCAGAGGCTGGATTCAATGATTGAGGTCGATCTGGTTCTGCCCGAAGACCAGGCTCTTGCCGAGGCCGATCGCTGTCTGAACTGTTGCAGGATCTGCTACAATCCTGATACAGAATTTCCCATTGCCAAATAA
- the mltG gene encoding endolytic transglycosylase MltG, with protein MPKQDQSPKKKPDKPHKKIKKTVLFSAIFCVCFAAVAGAAMLWMFFFIKAPAGTRSQPVTFTVSSGQHLSIIAQNLKDQDLISNLIAFKLYVRIKKATTRIKAGEYEMNTGMSPQTIVNILTLGKNKLYRLTIPEGLNMEEISTLAQEAGLCSRKQFLSLCNDLEFINQLELPGMTLEGYLFPDTYFFSKETDCKTLIKKMIYTFNKTFNDKWKARAKKIGLSVHEVIILASIIEKETGNGKERSIISSVFHNRLKRQMRLESDPTVIYGISDYHGRIRYKHLRRVTPYNTYKINGLPAGPIANPGAQALKAALYPAQTNYLFFVSKNDSTHKFSTNLKDHNKAVKKYQLNQ; from the coding sequence ATGCCGAAACAGGACCAATCGCCAAAAAAAAAGCCGGATAAGCCCCATAAAAAGATAAAAAAAACCGTCTTGTTTTCGGCTATATTCTGTGTGTGCTTTGCTGCGGTAGCCGGTGCCGCTATGCTTTGGATGTTTTTTTTTATTAAGGCCCCCGCAGGGACACGTTCTCAACCGGTTACCTTCACGGTATCTTCCGGCCAACATTTATCCATCATAGCCCAAAATCTTAAAGACCAGGATTTAATTTCAAATCTAATTGCATTTAAACTTTATGTCCGAATAAAAAAGGCAACGACTCGGATAAAGGCCGGAGAGTACGAAATGAACACCGGTATGAGCCCACAAACCATCGTAAACATTCTAACGTTAGGTAAGAACAAACTATACCGGCTAACGATCCCCGAAGGGCTGAACATGGAAGAAATTTCGACGCTCGCCCAGGAAGCCGGTTTGTGTTCCCGGAAGCAATTTTTATCTTTATGCAATGATCTTGAATTTATCAATCAGTTGGAATTACCGGGTATGACATTAGAAGGCTATTTGTTTCCGGATACCTATTTTTTTTCCAAGGAGACCGACTGTAAAACCTTAATCAAAAAAATGATATATACCTTTAACAAAACATTTAATGACAAGTGGAAAGCCCGAGCGAAAAAGATAGGCTTAAGCGTCCATGAAGTTATCATCCTTGCCTCAATAATTGAAAAGGAGACCGGCAATGGGAAAGAAAGGTCTATCATTTCATCGGTCTTCCATAATCGACTAAAACGCCAGATGCGACTTGAAAGTGACCCTACAGTAATTTACGGGATTTCTGATTATCACGGAAGAATTCGATATAAACATTTAAGGCGTGTCACACCCTATAACACCTACAAGATAAATGGACTTCCGGCCGGACCCATTGCCAATCCAGGCGCCCAAGCCCTAAAGGCAGCCCTGTATCCTGCCCAGACAAACTACCTTTTCTTTGTATCAAAAAACGACTCCACGCATAAATTTTCAACCAACCTGAAAGACCACAACAAGGCAGTTAAAAAATACCAGCTTAACCAGTGA
- a CDS encoding Smr/MutS family protein has product MTKKNTRKNKQKLKHKKDLPKLASDTDFIEAFLMDGEEDLKENKEKLKNSVEPKKNLNKHGLPFLDDYETWMNKNIGHHTSSDDKTAEQGLTAPESKEPFSTLLKAFLEHNRPPRHTPKPMPLKRRLKRYPPPEANLDLHGFTAIGAQLKARSFISSAHVQGFFTLRIIVGKGLHSEGAPVLPHVVEDLLKEMKKENIVLYFKWEGAKKSKFGAVLVYLKRFDH; this is encoded by the coding sequence ATGACAAAGAAAAATACCAGGAAAAATAAACAAAAATTAAAGCATAAAAAGGATCTGCCTAAGCTGGCATCGGACACAGATTTTATAGAAGCATTTTTAATGGATGGCGAAGAGGATTTAAAAGAAAATAAGGAGAAGTTAAAAAATTCTGTTGAACCCAAAAAAAATTTAAATAAACATGGCCTGCCTTTTCTGGATGATTATGAGACCTGGATGAATAAAAATATTGGCCACCATACGTCATCTGATGATAAGACTGCAGAACAGGGGCTGACAGCGCCTGAATCCAAAGAGCCGTTTTCAACCCTGCTGAAAGCCTTTCTTGAACATAATCGTCCCCCCCGCCATACACCTAAGCCTATGCCCTTGAAACGAAGGCTCAAGCGTTACCCGCCACCCGAAGCAAATCTTGACCTCCACGGGTTCACAGCCATCGGCGCCCAGCTCAAAGCCCGCTCTTTTATTTCAAGTGCCCATGTTCAGGGTTTTTTTACACTGCGCATTATTGTGGGCAAAGGACTTCACTCCGAGGGCGCTCCTGTGCTTCCCCATGTGGTGGAGGACCTGCTAAAGGAGATGAAAAAGGAAAATATTGTCCTATATTTTAAATGGGAGGGCGCAAAGAAATCAAAATTCGGTGCCGTGCTTGTTTATCTTAAAAGGTTTGATCATTAA